From one Plasmodium knowlesi strain H genome assembly, chromosome: 11 genomic stretch:
- a CDS encoding ribosomal protein L41, mitochondrial, putative: MIKLDVFKLAKMGPSKGKGPLIAKYAPIGFKKGFGAIGLGRHTKKGFFIINKMLVPNFRVPDLSDCNLKPYVSRKTPLIVMKKQLGPRLKILN, encoded by the exons ATGATCAAATTGGACGTTTTCAAGTTGGCCAAAATGGGGCCGAGTAAAGGGAAGGGCCCACTCATCGCAAAGTACGCCCCCATTGGGTTTAAGAAAGGATTCGGAGCTATCGGACTTGGAAGGCACACCAAAAAGG GCTTCTTCATTATTAACAAAATGTTGGTGCCCAACTTTCGCGTCCCAGATCTGAGTGATTGCAAC CTCAAACCATATGTCTCGAGGAAAACGCCACTCATCGTCATGAAGAAGCAGTTGGGCCCCCGCCTAAAAATCCTCAACTGA